A portion of the Juglans microcarpa x Juglans regia isolate MS1-56 chromosome 1D, Jm3101_v1.0, whole genome shotgun sequence genome contains these proteins:
- the LOC121252153 gene encoding TNF receptor-associated factor homolog 1a-like codes for MAGTASEESGVGRSVEGISTGQRCQSGEALAEWRSSEQVENGTPSTSPPYWDSDDDDDGGPKPSELYGKHTWKIENFSQINKRELRGNQFEVGGYKWYILIYPQGCDVCNHLSLFLCVANHDKLLPGWSHFAQFTIAVVNKDPKKSKYSDTLHRFWKKEHDWGWKKFMELSKVSDGFIDADTLIIKAQVQVIREKADRPFRCLDCQYRRELVRVYLTNVEQICRRFVEERRSKLGKLIDDKARWSSFRAFWLGIDQNARRRMSREKMDVILKVVVKHFFIEKEVTSTLVMDSLHSGLKALEGQMQCKKGRMKLLEAEEMSAPIVRMEKDMFVLVDDVLSLLERAAMDLLPPKDDKGPQNRTKDGNSGEDFNKDSIERDERRLTELGRRTVEIFVLAHIFSNKIEVAYQEAVALKRQEELIREEEAAAWLAESEQKAKRGATEKEKKSKKNKAKQKRNNRKGKEKGREERPGMAVQDKHQLENPNDEKHDSIMEEEQPAVEKPDTLEDVSDVSDSVDGVSEIPQPDSEDRDASPVNWDTDTSEVHPLMEATSSGINSLSSVQNGVVERKSHSIMDDSSSTCSTDSVPSVTNGPYKGNTFPNYINQKSPGRGRNQRVKATCDGSSWANEMDNQPSGLSEDAGDLNDLSGSCKVGESEQERILSLQDPLKWSEQHMVKKEVVSLPKKLSIKEQADVERPSKDRTAAVPSSSRSPPRNPASTIRSKNSSAIVDPIPPGKASSNVTQQSEKTMPLMTSSQSTGVSRPEIQKVASPKSSEKGMAQHVPMMSRPSSAPIIPGPRPTAPVVSMVQTSPPLGRSVSATGRLGPEPSPATHGYVPQSYRNAIMGNAVASSTGGFTHPNSQSSGVNQSSAFSQSATLIPAPMFLPPNPETVDPTTVKSGFPYGMVRQDVLQNGPHWMETSQKETSRNMQYDHSSLVNDVQNMGLYKSAHSGLQGKLSTQFPASASGRQTQGALADEFPHLDIINDLLDDEHGVGMGGTSAVFHSLGNGPQLLNRQLTFPCDESVSSDVGSSSSSCRFERSRSYHDDGFQQHYHSPGSRYDSMRDFILQGGALPYVNGQVDGLVLNQWPVAGAGAGADLSLLGMRNPEGDGYPYYNTDYSNLACGVNGYTIFRPSNGH; via the exons ATGGCGGGAACTGCAAGTGAGGAGTCTGGAGTGGGAAGGTCCGTGGAGGGAATTTCAACCGGGCAGCGTTGCCAATCTGGGGAAGCATTGGCAGAATGGCGGTCTTCCGAGCAGGTGGAAAACGGAACCCCATCAACTTCGCCTCCTTACTGggattctgatgatgatgatgatggag GGCCCAAACCTTCTGAGTTATATGGAAAACATACGTGGAAGATAGAGAATTTTTCACAGATTAACAAAAGAGAACTTCGTGGTAATCAATTTGAGGTTGGCGGATACAAATG GTACATTTTAATTTACCCCCAAGGCTGTGACGTCTGCAATcatctttctttgtttctttgtgtTGCTAATCATGACAAACTTCTTCCAG GCTGGAGTCATTTTGCACAGTTCACTATAGCTGTGGTGAACAAAGATCCAAAGAAATCTAAATATTCTG ATACTTTACATCGATTCTGGAAGAAAGAGCATGACTGGGGGTGGAAAAAATTCATGGAGCTGTCAAAAGTTTCAGATGGGTTTATTGATGCTGACACTCTTATAATAAAGGCTCAAGTTCAAGTCATAAG GGAGAAAGCAGATAGGCCCTTTCGTTGTCTTGATTGTCAGTATAGGAGAGAACTTGTTAGGGTCTATTTAACAAATGTGGAGCAGATTTGCCGGCGATTTGTAGAAGAGAGAAGAAGCAAGCTTGGGAAGTTGATAGATGATAAAGCTAGGTGGTCAAG CTTCCGTGCTTTCTGGTTGGGAATTGACCAAAATGCTAGGCGTCGTATGTCCAGGGAGAAGATGGATGTGATTCTAAAAGTAGTTGTGAAGCATTTCTTTATAGAAAAGGAAGTCACTTCTACTTTGGTAATGGATTCCTTGCATAGTGGCTTAAAGGCTCTTGAAGGCCAGATGCAGTGTAAGAAAGGGAGAATGAAATTGTTGGAGGCTGAAGAAATGTCAGCCCCCATTGTTCGCATGGAAAAAGATATGTTTGTATTGGTCGATGATGTCCTATCATTGCTTGAGAGGGCTGCCATGGATCTATTGCCTCCAAAAGATGACAAGGGTCCTCAGAATCGTACAAAG GATGGAAACTCTGGAGAGGACTTCAACAAAGATTCTATTGAGCGTGATGAGAGGCGTCTTACAGAATTGGGTCGCAGAACTGTGGAGATATTTGTCCTTGCCCATATTTTCAG CAATAAAATCGAGGTAGCATACCAGGAAGCTGTGGCTTTGAAGAGGCAAGAGGAGCTCATCCGCGAAGAAGAGGCAGCAGCATGGCTTGCTGAAAGTGAGCAGAAGGCAAAACGCGGAGCaactgaaaaggaaaagaaatcaaagaaaaataag GCCAAACAAAAACGAAATAACCGGAAAGGGAAGGAAAAGGGGAGGGAGGAAAGGCCTGGCATGGCGGTACAAGACAAGCACCAACTGGAAAACCCCAATGATGAAAAACATGACAGCATTATGGAGGAGGAGCAACCTGCAGTTGAGAAGCCTGATACACTGGAAGATGTTTCCGATGTCTCTGATTCAGTAGATGGTGTTTCAGAAATTCCTCAGCCTGATTCAGAAGACCGCGATGCTAGTCCTGTCAATTGGGATACCGACACATCAGAAGTTCATCCTCTAATGGAAGCCACTAGTAGTGGAATTAATTCCCTGTCATCTGTacaaaatggtgttgttgaAAGAAAGAGTCATTCAATAATGGATGATAGTTCTTCAACGTGTTCTACAGACTCTGTACCATCAGTGACTAATGGGCCCTATAAGGGGAACACTTTCCCAAACTATATAAACCAAAAATCACCTGGCAG GGGAAGGAACCAACGAGTTAAGGCAACCTGTGATGGGAGTAGTTGGGCAAATGAGATGGATAATCAGCCTTCTGGGCTTTCAGAGGATGCAGGAGATCTAAACGATTTATCTGGTAGTTGTAAAGTTGGTGAATCTGAGCAGGAGCGTATTCTCTCCTTGCAGGATCCGTTAAAGTGGTCTGAGCAGCATATGGTTAAGAAG GAAGTAGTTTCACTGCCGAAGAAACTAAGCATCAAAGAGCAGGCTGATGTGGAAAGACCCTCTAAAGATAGGACAGCAGCAGTACCGTCCTCTTCCAGAAGCCCACCGAGGAATCCAGCCTCAACCATTCGATCAAAGAATAGTAGTGCTATTGTTGATCCTATTCCACCTGGGAAAGCTTCTTCAAATGTTACCCAACAGAGTGAGAAAACCATGCCTTTGATGACGTCATCCCAAAGTACTGGTGTGTCCAGACCTGAGATCCAGAAGGTTGCAAGCCCGAAGTCGAGTGAAAAAGGCATGGCACAGCATGTCCCTATGATGTCGAGGCCCTCTAGTGCTCCTATAATTCCTGGTCCCAGGCCGACTGCTCCTGTTGTTTCCATGGTTCAAACATCCCCTCCACTCGGCCGTTCAGTGAGTGCAACTGGCCGGTTAGGTCCCGAGCCCTCACCAGCAACACATGGTTATGTTCCCCAGTCCTATAGAAATGCCATTATGGGTAATGCCGTTGCTTCAAGTACTGGTGGTTTTACTCATCCTAACTCCCAAAGTTCAGGGGTGAACCAATCCTCAGCATTCTCGCAATCAGCTACCTTGATACCTGCACCAATGTTTTTACCCCCGAACCCTGAGACGGTTGACCCAACCACGGTCAAATCAGGTTTTCCATATGGCATGGTAAGGCAGGATGTCTTGCAGAATGGACCCCACTGGATGGAGACTTCTCAAAAGGAAACCAGCAGAAACATGCAGTATGACCATTCTTCCCTAGTTAATGATGTTCAAAACATGGGCCTGTACAAGTCTGCACACAGCGGATTGCAGGGAAAACTATCCACTCAGTTCCCAGCCAGTGCATCTGGCCGGCAGACCCAAGGTGCATTGGCGGATGAGTTCCCGCATCTGGATATCATTAATGACCTGCTTGATGATGAACATGGTGTTGGGATGGGAGGAACAAGTGCAGTTTTTCATTCTCTCGGCAATGGGCCACAGCTATTGAATAGGCAGTTAACATTTCCTTGTGATGAGAGTGTATCCAGTGATGTGGGGTCCTCATCTAGCTCTTGCAGGTTTGAGCGATCGCGAAGTTACCATGATGATGGGTTTCAACAGCACTATCACTCTCCTGGCAGTCGTTATGACTCAATGAGGGATTTCATTCTGCAAGGCGGGGCATTACCATATGTAAATGGGCAGGTAGATGGGTTAGTTCTGAACCAGTGGCCGGTTGCTGGTGCTGGTGCTGGTGCTGATTTATCTCTACTTGGCATGAGGAACCCGGAGGGAGATGGTTACCCTTATTATAATACAGATTATTCAAATCTGGCATGTGGCGTCAACGGCTATACAATCTTCCGGCCTTCAAATGGGCATTGA
- the LOC121252160 gene encoding glu S.griseus protease inhibitor-like gives MASDQCEGKSSWPELVGVKGKIAEATIERENPLVDAVIVPKGSVVIQDFRCDRVWVWVDEKGIVYQVPHIG, from the exons ATGGCATCAGATCAGTGTGAAG GTAAGAGTTCATGGCCTGAGCTCGTTGGAGTGAAAGGGAAGATTGCTGAGGCGACGATTGAGCGCGAGAATCCTCTTGTTGATGCTGTGATCGTGCCAAAAGGATCGGTTGTCATTCAAGACTTCCGGTGCGATagggtttgggtttgggttgATGAGAAAGGCATCGTTTATCAGGTCCCCCATATCGGTTAG